The Drosophila biarmipes strain raj3 chromosome X, RU_DBia_V1.1, whole genome shotgun sequence genome includes the window CGAGACCGTGAAGAAGGCGACCAGGAAGCTGGTGCAGGCCTACATCCAGCGCTAcaacctgcagcagcagcgccagcaggGCAAGCAGGGCAGCCAGGACTACCACGACCAGAGCAGCGAGCAGAAGAAGGCCCAGCGTACCAGCAGCGAGGAGGACTCTAGCGAGGAGGTGAAGAACGCCCGCACCCAGAGCGGCGACATCATCGTGATCGACCTGGGCTCCAAGCTGACCAACTACCAGCGCTACGCCATGCTCGACATCGAGAAGACCGGCGCCAAGATCGGCAAGTGGATCGTCCAGATGGTCAACGAGCTGGACATGCCCTTCGACACCATCCATCTGATTGGCCAGAACATCGGAGCCCATGTGGCCGGCGCCGCTGCCCAGGAGTTCACCCGCCTCACCGGACACAAGCTGCGCCGCGTCACCGGTCTGGACCCCTCCAAGATCGTGGCCAAGAGCAAGAACACCCTGACCGGTCTGGCCCGCGGTGATGCCGAGTTCGTCGACGCCATCCACACCTCCGTCTACGGCATGGGCACCCCCATCCGTTCCGGCGATGTTGACTTCTATCCCAATGGACCCGCCGCCGGAGTGCCCGGTGCCAGCAACGTCGTGGAGGCCGCCATGCGCGCCACCCGCTACTTCGCCGAGTCAGTGCGTCCCGGAAACGAGAGGAGCTTCCCCGCCGTACCCGCCAACTCCCTGCAGCAGTACAAGCAGAACGACGGCTTCGGCAAGCGCGCCTACATGGGCATCGACACCGCCCACGATCTGGAGGGCGACTACATCCTCCAGGTGAACCCCAAGAGCCCCTTCGGCCGCAACGCTCCCGCCCAGAAGCAGAGCAGCTACCACGGTGTCCACCAGGCgtggaacagcaaccaggacAGCAAGGACTACCAGTAGG containing:
- the LOC108027621 gene encoding vitellogenin-1, which produces MNPMRVLSLLACLAVAALAKPNGRMDNSVNQALKPSQWLSGSQLEAIPAVDDLTLERLENMNLERGAELLQQVYHLSQIHHNVEPSYVPSGIQAYVPKPNGEKTVAPLNEMIQRLKQKQNFGEDEVTIIVTGLPQTTETVKKATRKLVQAYIQRYNLQQQRQQGKQGSQDYHDQSSEQKKAQRTSSEEDSSEEVKNARTQSGDIIVIDLGSKLTNYQRYAMLDIEKTGAKIGKWIVQMVNELDMPFDTIHLIGQNIGAHVAGAAAQEFTRLTGHKLRRVTGLDPSKIVAKSKNTLTGLARGDAEFVDAIHTSVYGMGTPIRSGDVDFYPNGPAAGVPGASNVVEAAMRATRYFAESVRPGNERSFPAVPANSLQQYKQNDGFGKRAYMGIDTAHDLEGDYILQVNPKSPFGRNAPAQKQSSYHGVHQAWNSNQDSKDYQ